One stretch of Halichoerus grypus chromosome 8, mHalGry1.hap1.1, whole genome shotgun sequence DNA includes these proteins:
- the GREM1 gene encoding gremlin-1 isoform X4: MSRTAYTVGALLLLLGTLLPTAEGKKKGSQGAIPPPDKAQHNDSEQTQSPQQPGSRNRGRGQGRGTAMPGEEVLESSQEALHVTERKYLKRDWCKTQPLKQTIHEEGCNSRTIINRFCYGQCNSFYIPRHIRKEEGSFQSCSFCKPKKFTTMMVTLNCPELQPPTKKKRVTRVKQCRCISIDLD, from the coding sequence ATGAGCCGCACCGCCTACACTGTgggagccctgcttctcctcttGGGGACCCTGCTGCCCACCGCCgaagggaaaaagaaggggtCCCAAGGTGCCATCCCCCCACCAGACAAGGCCCAGCACAATGACTCCGAGCAGACTCAGTCTCCCCAGCAGCCGGGCTCCAGGAACCGGGGGCGTGGCCAAGGGCGTGGCACCGCCATGCCCGGGGAGGAGGTGCTGGAGTCCAGCCAGGAGGCCCTGCATGTGACCGAGCGCAAATACCTGAAGCGAGACTGGTGCAAAACCCAGCCGCTGAAGCAGACCATCCACGAGGAGGGCTGCAACAGCCGCACCATCATCAACCGCTTCTGCTACGGCCAGTGCAACTCCTTCTACATCCCCAGGCACATCCGGAAGGAGGAAGGCTCCTTTCAGTCCTGCTCCTTCTGCAAGCCCAAGAAGTTCACCACCATGATGGTCACACTCAACTGCCCCGAACTGCAGCCGCCCACCAAGAAGAAGAGGGTCACACGAGTCAAGCAGTGTCGATGCATATCCATCGATTTGGATTAA
- the GREM1 gene encoding gremlin-1 isoform X1, whose translation MPRTRCALRGPGDPVCSESRALCPADPAPSRGGSGRGRTQRPVSRAQARKTRRTDSMSRTAYTVGALLLLLGTLLPTAEGKKKGSQGAIPPPDKAQHNDSEQTQSPQQPGSRNRGRGQGRGTAMPGEEVLESSQEALHVTERKYLKRDWCKTQPLKQTIHEEGCNSRTIINRFCYGQCNSFYIPRHIRKEEGSFQSCSFCKPKKFTTMMVTLNCPELQPPTKKKRVTRVKQCRCISIDLD comes from the exons ATGCCCCGCACTCGGTGCGCCCTCCGCGGACCGGGCGACCCAGTGTGCAGCGAGAGCCGTGCTCTCTGTCCGGCTGACCCCGCGCCAAGCCGGGGCGGCTCGGGCCGCGGTCGCACACAGCGCCCGGTGTCGAGAGCGCAAGCCCGGAAGACCCGCCGCACTGACAG CATGAGCCGCACCGCCTACACTGTgggagccctgcttctcctcttGGGGACCCTGCTGCCCACCGCCgaagggaaaaagaaggggtCCCAAGGTGCCATCCCCCCACCAGACAAGGCCCAGCACAATGACTCCGAGCAGACTCAGTCTCCCCAGCAGCCGGGCTCCAGGAACCGGGGGCGTGGCCAAGGGCGTGGCACCGCCATGCCCGGGGAGGAGGTGCTGGAGTCCAGCCAGGAGGCCCTGCATGTGACCGAGCGCAAATACCTGAAGCGAGACTGGTGCAAAACCCAGCCGCTGAAGCAGACCATCCACGAGGAGGGCTGCAACAGCCGCACCATCATCAACCGCTTCTGCTACGGCCAGTGCAACTCCTTCTACATCCCCAGGCACATCCGGAAGGAGGAAGGCTCCTTTCAGTCCTGCTCCTTCTGCAAGCCCAAGAAGTTCACCACCATGATGGTCACACTCAACTGCCCCGAACTGCAGCCGCCCACCAAGAAGAAGAGGGTCACACGAGTCAAGCAGTGTCGATGCATATCCATCGATTTGGATTAA
- the GREM1 gene encoding gremlin-1 isoform X3, translated as MSRGSTGSPSSMSRTAYTVGALLLLLGTLLPTAEGKKKGSQGAIPPPDKAQHNDSEQTQSPQQPGSRNRGRGQGRGTAMPGEEVLESSQEALHVTERKYLKRDWCKTQPLKQTIHEEGCNSRTIINRFCYGQCNSFYIPRHIRKEEGSFQSCSFCKPKKFTTMMVTLNCPELQPPTKKKRVTRVKQCRCISIDLD; from the exons ATGAGCCGTGGGTCCACTGGCTCGCCCTCAAG CATGAGCCGCACCGCCTACACTGTgggagccctgcttctcctcttGGGGACCCTGCTGCCCACCGCCgaagggaaaaagaaggggtCCCAAGGTGCCATCCCCCCACCAGACAAGGCCCAGCACAATGACTCCGAGCAGACTCAGTCTCCCCAGCAGCCGGGCTCCAGGAACCGGGGGCGTGGCCAAGGGCGTGGCACCGCCATGCCCGGGGAGGAGGTGCTGGAGTCCAGCCAGGAGGCCCTGCATGTGACCGAGCGCAAATACCTGAAGCGAGACTGGTGCAAAACCCAGCCGCTGAAGCAGACCATCCACGAGGAGGGCTGCAACAGCCGCACCATCATCAACCGCTTCTGCTACGGCCAGTGCAACTCCTTCTACATCCCCAGGCACATCCGGAAGGAGGAAGGCTCCTTTCAGTCCTGCTCCTTCTGCAAGCCCAAGAAGTTCACCACCATGATGGTCACACTCAACTGCCCCGAACTGCAGCCGCCCACCAAGAAGAAGAGGGTCACACGAGTCAAGCAGTGTCGATGCATATCCATCGATTTGGATTAA
- the GREM1 gene encoding gremlin-1 isoform X2, with translation MGISKQQGKDLKKTTVSSPWPTQVYNSSMSRTAYTVGALLLLLGTLLPTAEGKKKGSQGAIPPPDKAQHNDSEQTQSPQQPGSRNRGRGQGRGTAMPGEEVLESSQEALHVTERKYLKRDWCKTQPLKQTIHEEGCNSRTIINRFCYGQCNSFYIPRHIRKEEGSFQSCSFCKPKKFTTMMVTLNCPELQPPTKKKRVTRVKQCRCISIDLD, from the exons ATGGGCATTTCAAAGCAACAAGGGAAAGATCTTAAGAAAACTACGGTCTCATCTCCCTGGCCCACGCAAGTCTACAACAGTAG CATGAGCCGCACCGCCTACACTGTgggagccctgcttctcctcttGGGGACCCTGCTGCCCACCGCCgaagggaaaaagaaggggtCCCAAGGTGCCATCCCCCCACCAGACAAGGCCCAGCACAATGACTCCGAGCAGACTCAGTCTCCCCAGCAGCCGGGCTCCAGGAACCGGGGGCGTGGCCAAGGGCGTGGCACCGCCATGCCCGGGGAGGAGGTGCTGGAGTCCAGCCAGGAGGCCCTGCATGTGACCGAGCGCAAATACCTGAAGCGAGACTGGTGCAAAACCCAGCCGCTGAAGCAGACCATCCACGAGGAGGGCTGCAACAGCCGCACCATCATCAACCGCTTCTGCTACGGCCAGTGCAACTCCTTCTACATCCCCAGGCACATCCGGAAGGAGGAAGGCTCCTTTCAGTCCTGCTCCTTCTGCAAGCCCAAGAAGTTCACCACCATGATGGTCACACTCAACTGCCCCGAACTGCAGCCGCCCACCAAGAAGAAGAGGGTCACACGAGTCAAGCAGTGTCGATGCATATCCATCGATTTGGATTAA